A single window of Streptomyces aquilus DNA harbors:
- a CDS encoding TetR/AcrR family transcriptional regulator, which yields MSPPTARRPVGHHHGNLRNALLEASLELVGERGPHGFTLAEASRRAGVSVAAPYKHFADRDALLAQLATRGYHEQRTRFAAVMNPSEDPVEQLASFAAAYVRFAAEEPALFDVTFNAGLDKSRFAELASAGDEVAGLLLPVARQLAPAPDAAFDLLLRIAAAAHGLAVFLRQGLFGMGSAALSDTEAKAARTAREIMGQNARP from the coding sequence ATGTCTCCTCCCACTGCTCGTCGTCCGGTCGGCCACCATCACGGCAACCTGCGCAACGCCCTCCTGGAGGCTTCCTTGGAACTGGTCGGCGAGCGAGGCCCGCACGGCTTCACCCTGGCCGAGGCGAGCCGCCGGGCCGGAGTGAGTGTCGCGGCGCCGTACAAGCACTTCGCCGACCGCGACGCGCTGCTGGCGCAACTCGCCACACGGGGCTACCACGAGCAGCGGACTCGCTTCGCCGCGGTCATGAATCCCAGCGAGGACCCCGTCGAGCAGCTGGCGTCCTTTGCGGCTGCGTACGTCAGATTCGCTGCCGAGGAACCCGCTCTGTTCGATGTCACCTTCAACGCGGGACTCGACAAATCCAGGTTCGCCGAACTGGCCTCGGCGGGCGACGAGGTGGCCGGCCTCCTGTTGCCGGTGGCCCGGCAGCTCGCTCCGGCCCCGGATGCCGCGTTCGACCTGCTGCTGCGGATCGCCGCCGCCGCGCACGGCCTGGCGGTGTTCCTGAGGCAGGGCTTGTTCGGCATGGGAAGCGCAGCCCTCTCGGACACCGAGGCGAAGGCTGCCCGCACGGCCCGGGAGATCATGGGACAGAACGCCAGACCGTGA